A genomic region of Zea mays cultivar B73 chromosome 6, Zm-B73-REFERENCE-NAM-5.0, whole genome shotgun sequence contains the following coding sequences:
- the LOC100192849 gene encoding BTB/POZ domain-containing protein At1g30440 isoform X2 has product MTASNVVHLRCAADYLEMTEEISEGNLIAETESFLTQTVLKSWKDSVKALQTCDNVLDVAERLQIVKRCVDSIATRSCSDPDLFGWPVAHYGGPMQSPGGSLLWNGISTGARPRNSSPDWWYDDVSCLSLPLYKKLISAMEYRGISQGVIVGSLNHYAKRRLPGLNRRKSIGDASNCLSMTSLTSIPSEDDQKYLLEEIDRLLPFQRGVTSCKLLFGLLRTAIFLKASPSCVSNLERRIGMQLDKASLEDLLIPNVSDSVETLYDVECVQRIVDHFLSMDQETGGASPGIGEDGQMLASPSLMPITMVAKLIDGYLAEVAPDMNLKLPKFRSLAAAIPDYARPIDDGLYRAIDIYLKAHPYLPESDKEELCRVMDCQKLSLEACTHAAQNERLPLRVILQVLFFEQLQLRSSIAECLMISEPLDGGGGFSRQLGGLPVSGEHLRGAGWPLAARENQTLREGMDSMKQRVSELEKECFAMKEDIERLGRSRSAGKSRFPFALAAKPHVCGTKDKEAAPESSKSETSKSKAAAATRSDDKLAVVKGGAAAAGDGGPQLKHRKHKTSLSAC; this is encoded by the exons ATGACTGCCTCCAACGTTGTACACCTTCGTTGTGCTGCTGATTACCTTGAGATGACGGAAGAGATATCCGAGGGGAATTTGATCGCAGAGACAGAGAGCTTCCTTACCCAAACAGTCCTCAAGAGCTGGAAGGATTCAGTCAAGGCGCTTCAAACTTGCGACAACGTCCTTGATGTTGCTGAAAGATTGCAGATTGTAAAGAGGTGTGTAGACTCTATTGCGACTAGATCATGCAGTGACCCTGATTTATTTGGCTGGCCAGTAGCCCATTATGGAGGCCCCATGCAGAGTCCTGGAGGGAGTCTCTTGTGGAATGGTATTAGCACGGGAGCAAGGCCCAGAAATAGCAGCCCGGATTGGTGGTATGATGATGTCTCATGTTTAAGCCTCCCGTTATACAAAAAGCTCATCTCAGCCATGGAGTATCGGGGCATCAGTCAGGGGGTTATTGTTGGATCCCTTAACCATTATGCAAAAAGGCGTTTGCCTGGTTTGAATCGGCGTAAAAGCATCGGTGATGCTAGCAACTGTCTTTCTATGACTAGTTTAACATCCATCCCTTCTGAAGATGACCAGAAGTATCTTCTCGAGGAGATCGATAGACTACTCCCTTTCCAAAGGGGTGTTACATCATGCAAGCTGCTGTTTGGCCTCCTGCGCACGGCAATCTTCCTGAAAGCCAGCCCCTCCTGTGTGTCGAACTTGGAGAGACGGATAGGTATGCAGCTTGACAAGGCCAGCTTGGAAGACCTTTTGATACCGAATGTCTCTGATTCTGTGGAAACCCTGTATGATGTGGAGTGTGTGCAGAGGATTGTAGACCATTTCTTGTCAATGGACCAAGAAACTGGTGGGGCCTCCCCTGGCATTGGTGAAGATGGGCAAATGTTAGCAtcaccatccttaatgccaataACTATGGTTGCTAAGTTGATTGATGGCTATCTGGCTGAAGTTGCACCAGACATGAACTTGAAGTTGCCAAAGTTTCGGTCTTTGGCTGCTGCTATACCGGATTATGCTCGTCCAATAGATGATGGGCTTTATCGTGCTATTGACATATATCTCAAG GCGCACCCATATCTGCCAGAATCGGACAAGGAAGAGCTCTGCCGGGTGATGGACTGCCAGAAGCTGTCCCTGGAGGCCTGCACACACGCGGCGCAGAACGAGCGCCTCCCGCTCCGTGTCATCCTGCAGGTCCTCTTCTTCGAGCAGCTCCAGCTGCGGAGCTCCATCGCGGAATGCCTCATGATCTCAGAGCCCCtagacggcggcggcggcttctCGCGGCAGCTCGGCGGCCTGCCTGTCTCGGGCGAGCACCTCCGCGGCGCTGGCTGGCCCCTGGCCGCCAGGGAGAACCAGACGCTGCGGGAAGGTATGGACAGCATGAAGCAGCGCGTGTCGGAGCTGGAGAAGGAGTGCTTTGCCATGAAGGAGGACATCGAGCGGCTCGGCCGCAGCAGGAGCGCGGGCAAGAGCAGGTTCCCGTTCGCGCTCGCCGCAAAGCCCCACGTCTGCGGCACCAAGGACAAGGAGGCTGCTCCGGAATCGTCAAAGTCGGAGACGTCAAAGTCGAAGGCAGCGGCGGCGACCAGGAGCGATGACAAGTTGGCTGTGGTCAAGGGCGGTGCCGCTGCCGCCGGTGATGGCGGGCCGCAGCTGAAGCACAGGAAGCACAAGACGAGCCTGTCTGCCTGTTAG
- the LOC100192849 gene encoding BTB/POZ domain-containing protein At1g30440 isoform X1, translating into MPRTWYCTSGLPSDISVVVGEQSFHLHKFPLLSKSGLLEKRIREKIDNRDDSCAIDLSDIPGGAKAFELAAKFCYGVKFEMTASNVVHLRCAADYLEMTEEISEGNLIAETESFLTQTVLKSWKDSVKALQTCDNVLDVAERLQIVKRCVDSIATRSCSDPDLFGWPVAHYGGPMQSPGGSLLWNGISTGARPRNSSPDWWYDDVSCLSLPLYKKLISAMEYRGISQGVIVGSLNHYAKRRLPGLNRRKSIGDASNCLSMTSLTSIPSEDDQKYLLEEIDRLLPFQRGVTSCKLLFGLLRTAIFLKASPSCVSNLERRIGMQLDKASLEDLLIPNVSDSVETLYDVECVQRIVDHFLSMDQETGGASPGIGEDGQMLASPSLMPITMVAKLIDGYLAEVAPDMNLKLPKFRSLAAAIPDYARPIDDGLYRAIDIYLKAHPYLPESDKEELCRVMDCQKLSLEACTHAAQNERLPLRVILQVLFFEQLQLRSSIAECLMISEPLDGGGGFSRQLGGLPVSGEHLRGAGWPLAARENQTLREGMDSMKQRVSELEKECFAMKEDIERLGRSRSAGKSRFPFALAAKPHVCGTKDKEAAPESSKSETSKSKAAAATRSDDKLAVVKGGAAAAGDGGPQLKHRKHKTSLSAC; encoded by the exons ATGCCTCGCACATG GTACTGCACATCTGGTCTTCCCAGTGATATATCTGTGGTAGTTGGGGAACAGTCTTTCCATCTTCACAAG TTTCCTCTACTATCGAAAAGTGGCCTGTTGGAGAAGCGAATCAGAGAGAAAATCGATAACAGGGACGATAGCTGTGCAATTGATCTATCTGATATTCCTGGTGGGGCGAAGGCTTTTGAACTGGCTGCCAAATTTTGCTATGGTGTAAAGTTTGAAATGACTGCCTCCAACGTTGTACACCTTCGTTGTGCTGCTGATTACCTTGAGATGACGGAAGAGATATCCGAGGGGAATTTGATCGCAGAGACAGAGAGCTTCCTTACCCAAACAGTCCTCAAGAGCTGGAAGGATTCAGTCAAGGCGCTTCAAACTTGCGACAACGTCCTTGATGTTGCTGAAAGATTGCAGATTGTAAAGAGGTGTGTAGACTCTATTGCGACTAGATCATGCAGTGACCCTGATTTATTTGGCTGGCCAGTAGCCCATTATGGAGGCCCCATGCAGAGTCCTGGAGGGAGTCTCTTGTGGAATGGTATTAGCACGGGAGCAAGGCCCAGAAATAGCAGCCCGGATTGGTGGTATGATGATGTCTCATGTTTAAGCCTCCCGTTATACAAAAAGCTCATCTCAGCCATGGAGTATCGGGGCATCAGTCAGGGGGTTATTGTTGGATCCCTTAACCATTATGCAAAAAGGCGTTTGCCTGGTTTGAATCGGCGTAAAAGCATCGGTGATGCTAGCAACTGTCTTTCTATGACTAGTTTAACATCCATCCCTTCTGAAGATGACCAGAAGTATCTTCTCGAGGAGATCGATAGACTACTCCCTTTCCAAAGGGGTGTTACATCATGCAAGCTGCTGTTTGGCCTCCTGCGCACGGCAATCTTCCTGAAAGCCAGCCCCTCCTGTGTGTCGAACTTGGAGAGACGGATAGGTATGCAGCTTGACAAGGCCAGCTTGGAAGACCTTTTGATACCGAATGTCTCTGATTCTGTGGAAACCCTGTATGATGTGGAGTGTGTGCAGAGGATTGTAGACCATTTCTTGTCAATGGACCAAGAAACTGGTGGGGCCTCCCCTGGCATTGGTGAAGATGGGCAAATGTTAGCAtcaccatccttaatgccaataACTATGGTTGCTAAGTTGATTGATGGCTATCTGGCTGAAGTTGCACCAGACATGAACTTGAAGTTGCCAAAGTTTCGGTCTTTGGCTGCTGCTATACCGGATTATGCTCGTCCAATAGATGATGGGCTTTATCGTGCTATTGACATATATCTCAAG GCGCACCCATATCTGCCAGAATCGGACAAGGAAGAGCTCTGCCGGGTGATGGACTGCCAGAAGCTGTCCCTGGAGGCCTGCACACACGCGGCGCAGAACGAGCGCCTCCCGCTCCGTGTCATCCTGCAGGTCCTCTTCTTCGAGCAGCTCCAGCTGCGGAGCTCCATCGCGGAATGCCTCATGATCTCAGAGCCCCtagacggcggcggcggcttctCGCGGCAGCTCGGCGGCCTGCCTGTCTCGGGCGAGCACCTCCGCGGCGCTGGCTGGCCCCTGGCCGCCAGGGAGAACCAGACGCTGCGGGAAGGTATGGACAGCATGAAGCAGCGCGTGTCGGAGCTGGAGAAGGAGTGCTTTGCCATGAAGGAGGACATCGAGCGGCTCGGCCGCAGCAGGAGCGCGGGCAAGAGCAGGTTCCCGTTCGCGCTCGCCGCAAAGCCCCACGTCTGCGGCACCAAGGACAAGGAGGCTGCTCCGGAATCGTCAAAGTCGGAGACGTCAAAGTCGAAGGCAGCGGCGGCGACCAGGAGCGATGACAAGTTGGCTGTGGTCAAGGGCGGTGCCGCTGCCGCCGGTGATGGCGGGCCGCAGCTGAAGCACAGGAAGCACAAGACGAGCCTGTCTGCCTGTTAG
- the LOC100275163 gene encoding uncharacterized protein isoform X1 — translation MDRCRAHWDDTTTRIFLDLCIAEKEKQNYNSKGLTKIGWHNLYRNFKEETRRSYDTKQLQNKFNGLKRMYSLWRLQNDKAGPGGGGGWDKSSSTVTQDADGWDNQITETSAAEDFRGKALAHEDALAVLFGPKDGTNSPSVGGGAGDRTPGGGGGGEEENHARASGDNAACPEESLGCYRSGRASPWSSQDHHIHMVGSRPAKKPKNTGYYAEGVSESMLGSRNESSSAIRREQEEVVELLQLVEKDGVSQGSELFFIATELFRSPIRRAAFRCITTPKNRVAWLRWTWDNVKM, via the exons ATGGATCGATGCCGTGCTCACTGGGACGACACCACCACAAGAATATTCCTGGACCTCTGCATCGCCGAGAAGGAAAAGCAGAACTACAACAGCAAGGGGTTGACCAAGATAGGGTGGCACAATCTGTACCGCAACTTCAAGGAAGAGACACGCAGGTCTTATGATACCAAGCAGCTGCAGAACAAGTTCAACGGCCTGAAGAGGATGTACAGCCTGTGGAGACTGCAGAACGACAAGGCTGGacctggaggaggaggcgggtggGACAAGAGTTCGAGCACTGTTACACAGGATGCTGACGGATGGGACAACCAGATCACG GAGACCAGTGCAGCAGAAGACTTCCGTGGCAAGGCGCTCGCGCACGAGGACGCGCTCGCCGTTCTTTTCGGCCCCAAAGACGGCACAAATTCGCCGTCCGTAGGTGGTGGCGCCGGTGACAGAACACCAGGCGGGGGCGGAGGAGGCGAGGAAGAGAACCATGCTCGAGCGTCAGGGGACAATGCCGCTTGTCCGGAGGAGAGCCTGGGGTGTTACAGGTCTGGCCGTGCGTCCCCATGGTCAAGCCAGGACCACCACATCCACATGGTCGGCAGCCGCCCAGCCAAGAAGCCTAAGAACACGGGGTACTATGCCGAAGGCGTGTCCGAGAGCATGCTCGGAAGCAGGAACGAGAGCAGCAGTGCCATCAGGCGTGAGCAAGAAGAGGTGGTAGAGTTGCTGCAGCTCGTAGAAAAGGACGGCGTGTCTCAGGGATCTGAGCTGTTCTTCATAGCTACTGAGCTGTTTAGGTCGCCGATCCGACGCGCGGCATTTAGGTGCATCACCACTCCGAAGAACCGAGTTGCATGGCTCCGGTGGACTTGGGACAATGTTAAGATGTGA
- the LOC100192849 gene encoding BTB/POZ domain-containing protein At1g30440 — protein MACLKLGSRADVFRKQGQEWYCTSGLPSDISVVVGEQSFHLHKFPLLSKSGLLEKRIREKIDNRDDSCAIDLSDIPGGAKAFELAAKFCYGVKFEMTASNVVHLRCAADYLEMTEEISEGNLIAETESFLTQTVLKSWKDSVKALQTCDNVLDVAERLQIVKRCVDSIATRSCSDPDLFGWPVAHYGGPMQSPGGSLLWNGISTGARPRNSSPDWWYDDVSCLSLPLYKKLISAMEYRGISQGVIVGSLNHYAKRRLPGLNRRKSIGDASNCLSMTSLTSIPSEDDQKYLLEEIDRLLPFQRGVTSCKLLFGLLRTAIFLKASPSCVSNLERRIGMQLDKASLEDLLIPNVSDSVETLYDVECVQRIVDHFLSMDQETGGASPGIGEDGQMLASPSLMPITMVAKLIDGYLAEVAPDMNLKLPKFRSLAAAIPDYARPIDDGLYRAIDIYLKAHPYLPESDKEELCRVMDCQKLSLEACTHAAQNERLPLRVILQVLFFEQLQLRSSIAECLMISEPLDGGGGFSRQLGGLPVSGEHLRGAGWPLAARENQTLREGMDSMKQRVSELEKECFAMKEDIERLGRSRSAGKSRFPFALAAKPHVCGTKDKEAAPESSKSETSKSKAAAATRSDDKLAVVKGGAAAAGDGGPQLKHRKHKTSLSAC, from the exons GTACTGCACATCTGGTCTTCCCAGTGATATATCTGTGGTAGTTGGGGAACAGTCTTTCCATCTTCACAAG TTTCCTCTACTATCGAAAAGTGGCCTGTTGGAGAAGCGAATCAGAGAGAAAATCGATAACAGGGACGATAGCTGTGCAATTGATCTATCTGATATTCCTGGTGGGGCGAAGGCTTTTGAACTGGCTGCCAAATTTTGCTATGGTGTAAAGTTTGAAATGACTGCCTCCAACGTTGTACACCTTCGTTGTGCTGCTGATTACCTTGAGATGACGGAAGAGATATCCGAGGGGAATTTGATCGCAGAGACAGAGAGCTTCCTTACCCAAACAGTCCTCAAGAGCTGGAAGGATTCAGTCAAGGCGCTTCAAACTTGCGACAACGTCCTTGATGTTGCTGAAAGATTGCAGATTGTAAAGAGGTGTGTAGACTCTATTGCGACTAGATCATGCAGTGACCCTGATTTATTTGGCTGGCCAGTAGCCCATTATGGAGGCCCCATGCAGAGTCCTGGAGGGAGTCTCTTGTGGAATGGTATTAGCACGGGAGCAAGGCCCAGAAATAGCAGCCCGGATTGGTGGTATGATGATGTCTCATGTTTAAGCCTCCCGTTATACAAAAAGCTCATCTCAGCCATGGAGTATCGGGGCATCAGTCAGGGGGTTATTGTTGGATCCCTTAACCATTATGCAAAAAGGCGTTTGCCTGGTTTGAATCGGCGTAAAAGCATCGGTGATGCTAGCAACTGTCTTTCTATGACTAGTTTAACATCCATCCCTTCTGAAGATGACCAGAAGTATCTTCTCGAGGAGATCGATAGACTACTCCCTTTCCAAAGGGGTGTTACATCATGCAAGCTGCTGTTTGGCCTCCTGCGCACGGCAATCTTCCTGAAAGCCAGCCCCTCCTGTGTGTCGAACTTGGAGAGACGGATAGGTATGCAGCTTGACAAGGCCAGCTTGGAAGACCTTTTGATACCGAATGTCTCTGATTCTGTGGAAACCCTGTATGATGTGGAGTGTGTGCAGAGGATTGTAGACCATTTCTTGTCAATGGACCAAGAAACTGGTGGGGCCTCCCCTGGCATTGGTGAAGATGGGCAAATGTTAGCAtcaccatccttaatgccaataACTATGGTTGCTAAGTTGATTGATGGCTATCTGGCTGAAGTTGCACCAGACATGAACTTGAAGTTGCCAAAGTTTCGGTCTTTGGCTGCTGCTATACCGGATTATGCTCGTCCAATAGATGATGGGCTTTATCGTGCTATTGACATATATCTCAAG GCGCACCCATATCTGCCAGAATCGGACAAGGAAGAGCTCTGCCGGGTGATGGACTGCCAGAAGCTGTCCCTGGAGGCCTGCACACACGCGGCGCAGAACGAGCGCCTCCCGCTCCGTGTCATCCTGCAGGTCCTCTTCTTCGAGCAGCTCCAGCTGCGGAGCTCCATCGCGGAATGCCTCATGATCTCAGAGCCCCtagacggcggcggcggcttctCGCGGCAGCTCGGCGGCCTGCCTGTCTCGGGCGAGCACCTCCGCGGCGCTGGCTGGCCCCTGGCCGCCAGGGAGAACCAGACGCTGCGGGAAGGTATGGACAGCATGAAGCAGCGCGTGTCGGAGCTGGAGAAGGAGTGCTTTGCCATGAAGGAGGACATCGAGCGGCTCGGCCGCAGCAGGAGCGCGGGCAAGAGCAGGTTCCCGTTCGCGCTCGCCGCAAAGCCCCACGTCTGCGGCACCAAGGACAAGGAGGCTGCTCCGGAATCGTCAAAGTCGGAGACGTCAAAGTCGAAGGCAGCGGCGGCGACCAGGAGCGATGACAAGTTGGCTGTGGTCAAGGGCGGTGCCGCTGCCGCCGGTGATGGCGGGCCGCAGCTGAAGCACAGGAAGCACAAGACGAGCCTGTCTGCCTGTTAG